In the Theobroma cacao cultivar B97-61/B2 chromosome 1, Criollo_cocoa_genome_V2, whole genome shotgun sequence genome, one interval contains:
- the LOC18613548 gene encoding uncharacterized protein LOC18613548 — MGRSRRKYKQSRAKVQVGLPRKNPHVFKPSFTLPPKLRSLVEVEDARSKWDDKASVIQNYKSFGVVSNPNFLGVRSRTSHIVESDSLQVPHPPPYDKSADEVEPIDSGSDLEEDDLKTALGKKRRDGKSTHLQPLTTMQRLHIGLLIEKYGDDYQAMFMDTKLNKMQHSVATLEKLCKRYHMFGHKNPLILPN, encoded by the exons ATGGGGAGGTCGAGAAGGAAATACAAGCAATCTCGTGCGAAGGTGCAAGTGGGTCTCCCGAGAAAAAACCCTCACGTCTTCAAACCATCCTTCACTCTCCCTCCAAAGCTCCGCTCCCTCGTCGAGGTCGAGGATGCCCGCTCCAAGTGGGACGACAAAGCCAGCGTCATCCAGAACTACAAGTCCTTCGGCGTCGtttctaaccccaatttcctCGGCGTCCGTTCTCGTACTTCTCATATCGTCGAGAGCGATTCCCTTCAAGTCCCTCATCCTCCGCCTTATGATAAATCCGCCGATGAGGTCGAACCAATTGACTCCGGCAGCGATCTCGAAGAAGATG ACTTAAAAACAGCACTAGGGAAGAAGCGAAGAGATGGAAAAAGCACACATTTACAGCCCTTGACCACTATGCAACGTCTTCATATTGGCTTGCTGATTGAGAAATATGGCGATGACTACCAG GCAATGTTCATGGATACAAAATTAAACAAGATGCAGCATTCGGTCGCGACTCTGGAGAAATTATGCAAGAGATATCATATGTTTGGACATAAAAATCCTTTGATATTACCTAACTGA